The following are encoded together in the Triticum dicoccoides isolate Atlit2015 ecotype Zavitan chromosome 6B, WEW_v2.0, whole genome shotgun sequence genome:
- the LOC119326733 gene encoding ankyrin repeat-containing protein At5g02620-like, translated as MDPELHKAAVQGSVTSLRKLVAERPGILGSKTPQGNTALHIATELGHAGFLKEALGVDCKLLATRNADGDTPLHLAARMGKLDVAELLVSRASAWRAEHSPGSEQEPLFMANKAGDTPLHDAVKQGRSTVALMLLAAEPSVGHTLNMRKESPLHIAAREGLADVVAKIVRQPWVHEKFVPSDSTNGTALHQAVLGGRIRVVEMLLDATPQEQIGLTDSRENNALHYAALKNNARVVRLLLNRKVELAYKRNRDLQSPLHVAACKGSTEAMVELLRHCPDAAETVDSNGRNAFHLAIISGSVDALKCLLKHVRPEEIVNHVDHAGNTPLHLAAALSRIQSTLLLLKDRRVNPCVLNRDGQSARSLLEKRDTTEEMDAYEMYMWKKLKESEASRCKNELLPPVASDQWVRRRRAGNDEFNVGTYTLVGTLIATVSFAATFTMPGGYSQTEGTAIHGHKAEFKIFLISNTVALCSSIVVVFCPTMWAWRDPVEVELKLDQLMWRRRLTNLAFLAMLVSFMTAVYITVEPTTRWPAYLVIAIVASTPAVVFLTLGKETFYVPL; from the exons ATGGATCCAGAGTTGCAcaaggcggcggtgcaggggagcGTGACAAGCCTGAGGAAGCTGGTGGCCGAGCGCCCCGGCATCCTTGGTTCCAAGACGCCGCAGGGGAACACCGCGCTGCACATCGCCACCGAGCTCGGCCATGCCGGCTTCTTGAAGGAGGCCCTCGGTGTGGACTGCAAGCTACTCGCCACAAGGAACGCCGACGGCGACACGCCGCTGCACCTGGCGGCCAGGATGGGGAAGTTGGACGTGGCGGAGCTGCTCGTCAGCCGCGCCAGCGCATGGCGTGCGGAGCACTCCCCTGGGAGCGAGCAGGAGCCTCTGTTCATGGCCAACAAGGCCGGCGACACCCCGCTACACGACGCGGTGAAGCAGGGCAGGAGCACCGTGGCGCTCATGCTGTTGGCCGCCGAGCCCAGCGTCGGCCACACGCTCAACATGAGGAAGGAGTCGCCGCTGCACATCGCCGCCCGGGAGGGCCTCGCCGACGTCGTGGCCAAGATCGTCCGCCAGCCCTGGGTCCACGAGAAGTTTGTCCCCTCCGACTCCACCAACGGCACCGCCCTGCACCAAGCCGTCCTCGGCGGACGCATCC GTGTGGTGGAGATGTTGCTTGACGCGACGCCGCAGGAGCAGATCGGGCTGACGGACTCGAGGGAGAACAACGCGCTGCACTACGCGGCGCTCAAGAACAACGCCCGCGTGGTGAGGCTGCTGCTGAACCGGAAGGTGGAGCTGGCCTACAAGCGCAACCGCGACCTGCAGTCGCCGCTGCACGTGGCCGCCTGCAAGGGCTCGACGGAGGCCATGGTGGAGCTGCTAAGGCATTGCCCTGACGCGGCGGAGACGGTGGACAGCAACGGCAGGAACGCCTTCCACTTGGCCATCATCAGCGGCAGTGTGGACGCCCTCAAGTGCCTGCTCAAGCACGTCCGCCCCGAGGAGATCGTCAATCATGTCGACCACGCCGGCAACACGCCGCTGCACCTCGCGGCTGCCCTGTCGCGCATCCAGTCGACGCTGCTCCTGCTCAAGGACCGCCGCGTCAACCCCTGCGTCCTCAACCGGGACGGCCAGTCTGCGCGCAGTCTCCTAGAGAAGCGCGACACCACCGAGGAGATGGACGCCTACGAGATGTACATGTGGAAGAAGCTCAAGGAGTCCGAGGCCTCCAGGTGCAAGAACGAGCTGCTGCCTCCGGTCGCGTCTGACCAGTGGGTGCGCAGACGGAGGGCTGGCAACGACGAGTTCAACGTCGGGACCTACACGCTGGTGGGCACGCTGATCGCCACCGTCAGCTTCGCCGCCACCTTCACCATGCCGGGGGGTTACAGCCAGACCGAGGGCACGGCCATCCACGGCCACAAGGCGGAGTTCAAGATCTTCCTCATCTCCAACACCGTCGCCCTCTGCAGCTCCATCGTCGTCGTCTTCTGTCCAACCATGTGGGCGTGGCGGGACCCCGTCGAGGTCGAGCTCAAGCTCGATCAGCTCATGTGGAGACGCAGGCTCACAAACCTCGCCTTCCTTGCCATGCTTGTCTCCTTCATGACCGCCGTCTACATCACCGTTGAGCCCACCACGAGGTGGCCTGCGTACCTTGTGATCGCCATCGTAGCCAGCACTCCCGCCGTCGTGTTCCTCACCCTTGGTAAAGAGACATTCTACGTCCCACTATAA
- the LOC119321769 gene encoding RING-H2 finger protein ATL1-like, whose amino-acid sequence MDADRAGNAPAFPVPRQQAPSSTTLLFPPPTTPLAPYYYSSSSPATSSRLTHHVTLSLTSLPILVLTVLGILTTSALLLTYYVLVIRCCLTWHATTSDHDSRAPRSLVISLTRRRHRRNSTPSDHELPVVHGPVPDEPRTGLGEPAIRALPAFRYTKAAKDDATGGDASECAVCLGEFQEGERVRLLPGCLHVFHAECIDTWLHGCASCPLCRAAITGKQAPLTMDRPPRREEVVIQVQVAGTGEEEGTPQREHGTAASKSSTHFHGECSGGGGGNEARCSK is encoded by the coding sequence ATGGATGCAGACAGAGCGGGCAACGCCCCCGCCTTCCCGGTGCCGCGGCAGCAGGCCCCGTCGTCGACGACGCTGCTGTTCCCGCCTCCGACGACGCCATTGGCGCCGTACTACTATTCTTCATCTTCTCCGGCGACGTCGTCCCGCCTGACGCACCACGTGACGCTGAGCCTCACCAGCCTGCCCATCCTGGTGCTCACCGTCCTCGGCATCCTCACCACCTCCGCGCTCCTCCTCACCTACTACGTCTTGGTCATCCGCTGCTGCCTCACCTGGCACGCCACCACCTCCGACCACGACTCCCGCGCGCCCAGAAGCCTCGTCatctccctcacccgccgccgccatcgccgcaacAGCACCCCCTCCGACCACGAGCTCCCCGTGGTGCACGGGCCGGTGCCCGACGAGCCACGCACTGGGCTCGGGGAGCCGGCCATCCGGGCGCTGCCGGCGTTCAGGTACACCAAGGCCGCCAAGGACGACGCCACCGGCGGCGACGCGAGCGAGTGCGCCGTGTGCCTCGGCGAGTTCCAGGAGGGGGAGAGGGTAAGGCTCCTGCCGGGCTGCCTCCATGTCTTCCACGCCGAGTGCATCGACACCTGGCTCCACGGCTGCGCCAGCTGCCCCCTCTGCCGGGCAGCCATCACCGGCAAACAAGCTCCGTTGACAATGGACCGGCCGCCGAGGCGAGAGGAGGTGGTCATCCAGGTGCAGGTCGCcggcaccggagaagaagaaggcacaccGCAGCGAGAACACGGCACGGCGGCCTCGAAGAGCAGCACTCACTTCCATGGAgaatgcagcggcggcggcggcggcaatgaAGCACGTTGTAGTAAGTAG
- the LOC119321566 gene encoding protein KINESIN LIGHT CHAIN-RELATED 2-like — LVLRQRLRTLAPAPAPKPLNPLLPHPRRHYSPRPPPALPASARALAEAAEEAFEAASTTTDLFAAFSRLETAVSPTDKRLALACLKLGQHLDSSASADPSRVLELALRSVGILEAGGPWSSGASSDSDAVSLAMALHLAGSASLDLTRFHDALSFLSRSLRLLTPLLPAKDAAVGYEGGDSDAEGFDMRPVAHAVRLQLANVKTALGRREEALADLRASVELKESILPPGSRELGAAYRDLAEAHASVLDFKQALPFCQKALELHESTLGKNSVELAHDRRLLGVIYTGLEQYEQAFEQNEMSQKVMKKWGVAGADLIHAEIDAANIKIALGKLDEAVSVLKDVAKKVEKDSDARALVFISMAKALANQEKVGDTKRCLEIACDILEKKEVSEPDKVAEAYTEVSSLYEMVNEFDKAISLLKRSLGMLERIPQSQHLEGNVAAKIGWLLLLTGKVAESVPYLEDAVERMKESFGPKHYGVGYVYNNLGAAYMEMDRPQSAAQMFALAKEVMDVSLGPHHSDTIETCQSLANAYNTMGSYALAMELQKRVIDSWRNHGPSAADELREAIRLYEQIKIKALAFMSPGDQAIALPEPQEQEVDSDPAKVAQQ; from the exons CTCGTCCTCAGGCAGCGCCTCCGGACCCTCGCCCCCGCTCCCGCGCCCAAACCCCTAAACCCTCTGCTCCCGCATCCCCGCCGCCACTACTCCCCGCGGCCGCCGCCCGCGCTCCCCGCGTCCGCCCGCGCCCTCGCGGAGGCGGCCGAGGAGGCGTTCGAGGCGGCCTCCACCACCACCGACCTCTTCGCCGCCTTCTCCCGCCTCGAGACCGCCGTCTCGCCCACCGACAAGCGGCTCGCGCTTGCCTGCCTCAAGCTCGGCCAGCACCTCGACTCCTCGGCCTCCGCCGACCCCTCCCGCGTCCTCGAGCTCGCGCTCCGCTCCGTCGGGATCCTCGAGGCCGGGGGCCCCTGGTCCTCCGGGGCGTCGTCGGACTCCGACGCCGTCTCGCTCGCCATGGCGCTCCACCTCGCCGGCTCCGCCTCCCTCGACCTCACCCGCTTCCACGACGCGCTCTCCTTCCTCTCCCGCTCCCTCCGCCTCCTCACCCCGCTTCTCCCGGCTAAAGACGCCGCCGTTGGGTATGAGGGCGGCGACTCCGATGCCGAAGGGTTCGACATGAGGCCCGTGGCGCACGCGGTGCGGCTGCAGCTCGCCAACGTGAAGACGGCGCTGGGGAGGCGGGAGGAGGCGCTCGCCGACCTGCGCGCCAGCGTGGAGCTCAAGGAGTCGATCCTGCCGCCTGGCAGCCGGGAGCTCGGTGCGGCGTACCGGGACCTCGCGGAGGCGCACGCCTCCGTGCTTGACTTCAAGCAGGCGCTGCCGTTCTGCCAGAAGGCGCTGGAGCTGCACGAGTCGACGCTGGGGAAGAACTCGGTAGAGCTTGCGCACGACAGGCGGCTGCTCGGTGTGATATACACTGGCCTGGAGCAATACGAACAGGCGTTCGAGCAGAATGAGATGTCCCAGAAAGTGATGAAGAAGTGGGGTGTGGCGGGCGCCGATCTCATTCATGCCGAGATTGACGCGGCGAACATCAAGATCGCACTGGGGAAGCTTGATGAGGCTGTAAGTGTGTTGAAGGATGTCGCTAAGAAGGTGGAGAAGGACAGCGATGCGCGAGCTCTGGTGTTCATATCGATGGCCAAGGCGCTCGCCAACCAGGAGAAGGTCGGGGACACCAAGAGGTGCTTGGAGATCGCTTGTGACATTCTAGAGAAGAAGGAAGTATCTGAGCCTGACAAGGTGGCCGAAGCGTATACTGAAGTATCCTCACTGTACGAGATGGTGAATGAATTTGACAAGGCGATATCTTTGTTGAAGAGGAGCCTGGGGATGCTCGAGAGGATCCCTCAATCGCAGCACCTGGAGGGGAATGTCGCAGCTAAGATTGGATGGCTATTGCTTCTGACAGGGAAGGTGGCTGAGTCCGTCCCGTATTTGGAGGATGCGGTGGAGAGGATGAAGGAAAGTTTTGGGCCGAAGCATTATGGGGTAGGGTATGTATATAACAACCTGGGGGCTGCGTACATGGAGATGGACCGCCCTCAGTCTGCTGCACAGATGTTTGCGCTGGCAAAGGAAGTCATGGATGTTTCCTTAGGGCCTCACCATTCAGATACAATTGAGACCTGCCAGAGCCTCGCCAATGCATACAACACGATGGGAAG CTATGCCCTGGCCATGGAGCTCCAAAAGCGAGTGATTGATTCATGGCGAAACCATGGTCCCAGTGCTGCGGACGAGCTCAGGGAAGCCATTCGTCTCTACGAGCAGATCAAGATAAAGGCCCTAGCGTTCATGTCACCTGGTGATCAAGCAATCGCGTTGCCTGAACCTCAGGAACAGGAAGTCGATTCTGATCCGGCCAAAGTCGCACAACAGTAA